The DNA region ACAGTCTGGAGGCTAACCATGCTAACTGTAGCAGGATGGAGGGGACCGACTGGTCAAAAGTGTTGACCCGCAGCCTCGAACCTACAGTTTGTTACGCAGATCTCTGAAAATATCAAGTTAGATCTTTTTAGTCTTATAACAGTTTACAGTCGATACCATTCTGTGCATTCACTGCTAAACCTTCACAGAtttcatattgttgttattttagctCTATCCGTTTCAGCACGCTTTCTTCATCCAATCCTTCGACGCTAACATGCCTCGCATTACAACGATCGCTATGGATTAACAGTTTTTCAATGATGTGACATCTTTAGGTTGTGATGGGTGACATCCGTCAGTCTTTGCTGCCTCGGGATGTCCTGAGTGCAGCCAAGGAGCTCCTGTATCACCTGGATATTTACATCTGTAACCTGCTGCAGTCAGGGCGCCAGCCTCCTCAGGTGGACACCAAAAccctggagctggtggaggagttcaTTCTGCACGCGCCTAAGGACAGAAACACCTCCGCCAGGGTACACCGTCACCCTACAGtcgatgcacaaacacacagcgtGTACGTGCACGCGTGTACGTGCACATATGTACGGCCACTTTACTGTGTGTGTTGCCTTCCAGAGGATGAGTgccctccaggagctccagctgtTGGAGATCATGTGCAGCTGTTTTCAGGAACAGAGTCGCGACGCCGTCCGTCAGCTCATGTTCAACGCCCTCTTTGGTCTCCAAGGCAACCAGGCAGATGAGAGTCGCATGGCTCTATTAGGAAAACTAGTCTCTATGGCGATCGCAGTGGGCAGGGTTCCCATTTTGGAATGTGCTGCTACCTGGTTACAGGTGAGCCACTTCAGTTGTGACTGACGTCGGTGTTCGCCTGCTGTCGTTAATgtcctgtgtgttttttgtgctgcagagaagccatCGTGTTTTCTGTGTGCGCCTGGCTCAGGTGCTGGTGGACGACTACTGCAGCATGGTGCCAGGTTCCGTCTCAACCCTGCAGAACATCCACAGTGCCAGCCCGCGCTTCTGCTGCCAGTTTATCACCGCCGTCACCACCCTGTACGACCTCAGCTCAGGTATTTCGTCGGGGGTGACGCGAAAGCCAAAAACCTCTAATCTCGCAGCGCCATGGCAACCTTCCCTGCTTTTTGGGTCTGTGTCTTgtttcagaggagctgactccccCCACGGAGCTCCTCCAGATGATTGTGTTTTGGATCCAAGAAGACCTTCGTCTGATCCTCATCGCCTTCCTCAACACGCCGCTCACTGGGAGCCAGCCGATCAGCTCGCTGGATGTGACGCCATTGGGCGGGCTGGTGCGCTGGTGCGTCAAAGCTCCGCTGGCCTACAGGAGAGACAAAAAGCGGACTCTGCCCAGTGGCACCGGGGAAACTGGGCCAGATGTGGGGCCACTTTTTTCTGCACTCCACCTTAGCGTCctacaggtgtgtgttgctgatgtgtttacCTGGATTTGCCTGCAGCAAACGGCCTTTCTCACCCCcgccgcctccctccctccctccctccctccacgcCAGGTCTTCATGCTTCTGCCAAACATTCTGAACGAGAAGGGGCTCTTTGGCCGCCTGGCGCTCCTCCAGATGGACTCCCTGGCAACGCTGGCATCTGAACTTTCCAGACTGTTGGACCAGGcggacaaacaaacacacgtgtCAGCAGCCGACACACAGGCGCTGTCCCAGTTGGCCTTGGACCGACTGGCGCAGGCCCTGCAGGTGGCCATGGCCAACggagctctgctctgctccagaggTGAGCAGAGACAACGACCCGAGGATGAAGGTTCCGATCGGTGCAACGTCAAAGTCTTCAGGGTCGTTTTATGTAGAAATTCAAACGGTTTCACACAATATTTCCACCTTTTTTGTTGCTGCCAGTAATGTGAGACGGGTGATGCGATCGGCCATGTTGATGTGACTATTTTGCCTTCTCTTTACAGAGGATTTGAGGGCCATCTGTTCTCGGCTTCCACACAACAAGTGAGTTTACAAGAGTTACACAGGCAGATCTGCATGTTTAAGGAGACAGAATTAGCCCCTGGGTGATGTGTAGCACTGTCATAAGGATAGGagaaggataaaagactttattgatcccacatcggggaaattgcacgttacagcagTAGCCAGTGGTGTACGATATAGAAaagtactaaaaaaaaaatacaaatctgTCTGTTATCGGTCTATCTGAGGAGATACAACCATCAACGGCAGCTTTAGTTTGTTATAACATCATGAGTCTGGTACTGGCACTGAGATGACCtggataaaacaaaacaaacatgtttacagGGTCCAAAGTAAACCTCAGTTAAACATCACCTCAAATTCAATTGTTTATTTCTAAATTACTGAAAAGTCCAGCCGTGATCCCAAACAGCCATTTCCGCAGACGGCGACTCATCATAATCAAAATGATTACTGTCTTCTCCCTTAACATCAGGCCTTAAAAGCTctaaattctgtgtgtgtgtgtgtgtgtgtgcgtgtgtgtgtgtgtctccgtctCTAGTTTGCTCCAGCTGGTGTTGTCGGGGCCTGTGATGTactacaacaacatccacactcCACCGTTGGCCTTCAGCCCGCACGCGGCCCACTCCCCCATCGCCTCgcaccctgcacacacacctttggCTACACACCCTTCCGCTCATCCCCAGTACGCCAGTCAGCCTTTCATGACAGGGATGGCGTTCCCTTTCCGTCCAAGTCACTGAAAGATacaaaaatgtgtgtatgttggTGGATGTTATATGGTTTGCtatctatttgtgtgtgtgtgtgtgtgtgtgtgtgtgtgtgtgtgtgtgtgtgtgtgtgtgtgtgtgtgtgtgtgtgtgtgcgcgtatgGTGTATCATGTCATCGGGTAGATTTGCTCTTAATAGTAATCAGTGTCAAACAATgctgaataaatatttttttttacctcagtCTGACTGCTGTTCCTTATATCGGCCACCTGTGGGCGCTGTTGTGCTACACGAAGCAGCAAACTACGTCATCTTGAATATTAAATCGTTGTAAAATAAGTATAGAAGGGACAAAATTGGGTCACAATGTTGACTGTGCTTGTATTTAAGGTCGTAACAATTTAATGTGATGAATATAGACCATTCCATCTGTTTGAAAAAGGAAATCAGGAGGTGTTTTaaatttgtaaaatattttacagCCTTGTTAAGAGCAGCTAATGAGCTAAAATGGTGCATTTCTCTCAAGGTAGCCTCAGTCCTGGTTATATTGTAACTGAAGATGTAGTAGCCAGGCCCTGTGTGCATAAATATTGCCTGTCATTACAGATAGCATATCGCTTATCTGCAGAGTGCAGAAGGGGTTCGACCCTCCACAGGACCCCAACTGCCCTCATCCAGGAAGTAAATTGCATCATCTTCGCCAGCATTTACTTAAACggccttcctcttcttttttcctcatacTTGAACGCTGAGACAGAAAGGGGTGTAAAATTCTGAGCAAAGGTGATTTGACTTCCTCACAGGTGTCGTTTGTCAAACAAATCCTGGAGCAACTGTGTCCACTCAGTTCCTGTATGGTCGCTCCTCCGATCTCTCCTGTCACATTTTACTGTTCGGCAACAGCCCAGTTGGATTCCCTTTGTGCACGTGCCCCCTCCTGAGGAGCTCAAGGGTGGGTCAGTGATAAGGATATCTGCCCTGGGACAGAGGTGCATTGCTCTTAGTCTACTCTGGAAGGATGACCCTGATAATATTGGGCGACCAAGGAGAAACTGGCCAGTAGATATAACTGCTGGATTTGTCGTCAtggtaaatgtaaaaaaataaaagtgtgttttttacCCCCCCTTCCTACCCTTGCCTTGCAGGTGTGAGTTCTGGTTGTGGTTGCGTGGTGGGGCTGTCTGAGACAGCAGCTGTACAATCATAGTTTCCTCTTCTCAAAATAAGCCTCACAAGGCCAAACACCAAATCCGCTCTCCCGGCGCTCCGTTTTCCAAACCTTGCCATCGGCTCGGCGAGCAGATTTAACCCTTTGCGACCCTGTGAAATGTGTCAGTCTCAGGTTATTGAAGGTTGGATGAGaaaggtttttaaaataaaacacaaggaaTTAATTAGTGAACTGGAATTCCCCCTTTTATGGTTGATGGTGAAGCTGCTCACACTTCCTGCTTGAAATGCctcatttatatatatataaaaacccCTCCAGGTGTGAATTAGTGCTACAAAACTACAACCTGGTAAGAGGAATTGAAATGATTCTCGCCTTTCTTGAACACCCGCTCCCTTTTTATTGTATCCTGCTGCTTTCGAATGAAGCCAGTGTTTCAAGGCCGCTCAGCTCAAGCTGTCATTATCAGATTATGGAGCCATCTCTGAAATGAAGGGATTGCTTTTTTATCCAGCTACATCCTGCAAAACCTGTTTTCAAACAGACGTCTTCTCAGGTACGAAGCAGGTGTGTCTGTGCTCGATATGACATTAAACAACTCATGGCATGAATGCAGCTGCGTTGTGGTAACAAGAAAAACCTTTTTGGCTAATATTTCTGAATGAGGCTGTTCGGATTTAGTCCCCCGTGTGGGAGTGCTGGGCTAAATGGAAATGGGTGATCCTGTgttagttggggggggggggggggacaccttTATTTATGGTGTGGATGCTGACACGCTCTAATCTTCTGGAGGCctagagtgagtgtgtgtgtgtgtgtacaaaagGAGCTGAGTAGTGACATTTAGTCGCTCCACAAATCTTCAGTGTCAGTTTTATCTGCTCACACACATTTAAGAAAACAAGTCACGACGTGCCTGAAGATTTTAACTGTTTTAATTGAAGCTCGTCTCACTCCGGATGAGGGTGGGAGGCACCAGTCCGGACCTTTCCAGCTCGGGTCCAGCGCCGTTtctaaaaacctgtttttttacCCCCCTGTTTTTGCACAGTTGGAATATTTTTACAGTATCCTGAGTGGCAGCGCAAGAAATTGTGGAAATCAGCTGCGCTCTTCATGTCTGAGAGGTTCGACCTGGAAGCTCCGGCTGGAACCCGTGGATTATTACTTGTTACTTAACAGGAAAAAAGGCCGAACTTGAACGCATCTCTGGGGTGACTGAATTCTTGGTGAGCGTCCACCTGAAACTAAGACAACAATGAGGTGGGAAAAAAGTGGATGAACTTTAGGGGCTCTAAATCAGTGCCAGGACAGTTCGTTAAAGGAGGACAGGACTGAGGAAAACCTGAAATGTTGTCCCCCATGAAGCCCTGCTTTTATATATCAGAGCAGAATGTGGGGGGAAATATCCCATGGGAAAACTAGTTAAGCTAAAGCCCCCGTAATGACTGCTTGGCACCAAATATACACTATACTGAGCAGCAACATGTTATTACTGACAATACCCAGAAGAATCATTACAGAGAGGGAACATTAGCCTTTTAAACCAAACATCAGGAGTATGTTGTAAATAAATGAGATTGCAAAGTCAAGAAATTGAAGAAGCACCTGTTTACAAAGATTTAGTAATAATTGACCAACACAGGCGCCTGGGCTGTTTCTGCCCAGAGCAGAGACCCTATCAGAGCTGTTGTTGTTGGTCCACCAGGTCTGGACACAACATTGGGTCACACAATAACCAACATTACCAATTTTGGAGCAATGAAAGCTAAAAACCTCAGCGAGGCTacaaacagctgcttttacCCAGTTACTGCCGAGCATTTGAAAGACAACCTGGTACCAAATCTGTGGTCAGACTTCCTGCACACCTCCTTCAAGTTCCACAATGTCTGTATTTTCACAGCTGCAGTGTGAAGAATAAACTCTTTTAGGACTGTGGTCTCTAAAATGTTAACAGCTCAGTCGCTCTCACAGTGTTTCGCTTATTTCAGCATAATTCAAAGTGGAAAAATGACCTACaggctcctttttttttaacagaatatTTGCTATGCCACTATTCTATAATTATATAAAAGCCATAATATCCTTATATCCCGTTTCTTATGGTTACATTTTTCACGTAAACATGtgcaaaaatttaaaaaaaaaaagaattgtatcaaccagctttaaaaataaatgaataaacatagaaatcaataaaaaaaaaattaaaacagtaTCCTCCAAACTGCCAATTTTGTGGGGGAAAAGAAGAAGATTGTGCAACAACCTCTCCCGATGATACCACTACTATCACTACTAAGAATAAGATTTaaagcagaagaaagaaacaattgTTCTATTTTATAGggaattgtttttttcctgagaAAAATAAACATCGGTTATTCCCAGAACTCAGACCTAATTGTCCTTCATATCAATATCAATccgtcattttattttaaatgtcaagACGGAAATTTGAAGACGCACGAGCGTTCAGAGACCGTGACCCTTGGCGGAAATGACGCAGAAAACACGCCCCCTCACGCGCTGGAGTTCATTTATAAGTGGCAGCGTGGTTGAAGGCGGGGAGGAGAACACGCACCGGCCAAACCCGCAAGAGCCTCGTATCCACGGCTGCCATTAAGTCGATCTGAAGACAAAGGTGAGAGGTTTATCCACTACAAACGGACAAGTTAGCAACAGCAGGCTTAGCTGGCGTATAtttaattcagctttatttataaacCGGTTCAAACACTTCATTGGCGGACAAAAGCCTCTTTTACACGTACCGTATCACATGGCTCCAGTAACACAGATTCAGTCATCGATTGAAGCTAGCCAGGTGGGATTCGCCAGCCTGTGCAGGTGAATCTGAAATACTATAGTGTCATCTGCGGTTCGTTGCGGGACGCGTTCCTGTCAGGGATGAAGCCCTGTTCACCACGTTGGCTGTCACGTTGACGGTACCACTGGGCGGCCATGACGAGGAGACGTTGCTGTCACGTTCAGCAAGTATCCTTTGGCTCGATTATGCTCCATTCTGGTGCAAAATACTGCCACCACGGTGACCCTTCGCTCCCCCCACCCCGTGAGGGGGGTAATAGTAGACATTTGTATTTACTGACCTTGGACCGACAGCAATGACCTCCCGTCTAGATAAGCTATCTTATATTGCAGTATCCATCTGCAACCTCCAAGGCTGTCTTTGAGAAGGTGCCGAATTGTAATTGCAAGTTAAAGATCTCTAAAAATAGTCACCATATGGTATGAGGGGAGCTGGGCCTGGCTGTGGGGGACTGCTCTCCAAGGCCAGGTGGTGTGTTAGCCATAGCTGACACCTTCAACAGATGAACTTGACATGGCGATTTGTGGTGTTTAAGGTTGTTTTCCCTCAGTGGAGGAGCTAGCCTCACCTTCCGTCAGGCTAAAGCTAATCCTGTTGTCATAACTCATCTACGACTGTTTGCAGGTAGTAATTTttaaccagtttaaccagtcaCAGAGACATCAAAGTGGTGCTAAAACCTGGGTGCCACCTGGTGGCCTCTTGGTGTCCGCGGTTGAAGAAGCAGCTTCATTGTCATTGCACAGCGACGACTAACGATGGACTTTGTGTTGCAGCAACTAGGCCGTGTAATTCCAAACTATGCTGCTGTTTTGGGAATATTTTTGCAGACCTAACAAATGGGATTTACTCGCTGCTTCACTGCACAGCTTCTTTTTTCCCACGTTTCTCCCCTAGTGTGACTCTCACATGATGTGCCGCTTGACAATGACTCCTTCGCTACCCCCGACCCCCCCTTCtgttctcttcctctgcatAAAACACgaattcccagaattccctgaTGTTTCTGGTCTAGACTGTCCTCTTTAAAGCATCTAAGTGAGCAGAACCTGGATCCACATGCGGTCTCAAAGATCAGTAAATATTGTCTCTCCTATTTGCTCACTACATTTATTAGTTATTTGGTTTCCATTTCCCCTCGTGCCCTTCTGTGTGCACACGTTTGTCAGTAAGGTCAAACAGTTCCAGCTACTTGTAAAAATCACTTGACGTTCTGACATCCTGGAGCGCCGTGACAACTGCAACAACTTGTTGTTCCAGCCTGCGACGTGGGATGTGGAATGCAACGTTTTCATGTGCTTCTCAACGCTGAGCTTCAGCTCCAAGTGTGTTTCAGTTACCGTGGTTACGTCTGCTTCAGGTGTCATCGTTGTGAAGGACTAATTGTTTATTGAAGTCTTCAATCCAACGTGAATTAAACGAACCTGGTGGatctggtgccccccccccccccccctcaacacGGGCTGGTTCGGGAGCTCAGAGCCGCTTTGGCTACATTTATTCAGGCAACAAAGAACTTTGAAGTTCTCAAAGGCTCAATTACTCGACGCATTCATCCGACAGTAACCTCCGCGAGAGCGGTTCCTGGAAGGGtggggctgggctgggctcTATCTCTCGCCCCCCCCTCGCAGCTCTGAGACCGCGGGTGCAGATACAGACCGTCTATCTCAACTGCTGCAACCAGGACGGACCCCGTGTTTCCGGAGAGCAGACCTTATCAGGTTTTGGTGGAGCTCTTAGAGATGCACCAGTTTCAGTCCTTGGCGCCGTTGTCACGGCATCAGAAGCAAACTGGTGTCAAAAATGCTTGAATTTTTTCTTAATATTTGTCTTACAAACGCTCAAACTCCATTGATGTGTTGCCAGTTCCTGAATAGCTGAAATCCATAGGTGTCCCAACTGAAAGAGCAGCTAATCTTATTAAGGTCTTAAGGCCTGGTATGTTTGGTATGTAAGATTATAGACACAACTCAAAATGTTGTAAGAGGTGAAATTAGCTTAGCAGAGCAGCCGGTCCGCTGGTACCGGTCAAGTTCTTTTACCCAACTGCCTAAAGCGGAGAGAGCTGGGTAGCTCCAGCTTTTCTGCACGTTGATCAGCCTAACGCTCTTGACCCTGTGTGACCTTTTGCCCCCACGGGCTCCGCTCACGCACGGTCCACGCTAGTGTTTTCTGCGGTTCGAGGTTCTGTCCGGTTCAGAGGCTAGCCCTGTTGGGTCCCTGATGGGACAAAGGCTGCTGGGAAGGTCTTGGCCTGTTTTTCGGGGTCGGCGATGACGCAGAGACGAGCCGGGACGACGGCCGCCAAATAATTGTGTTTGGActcttttggggggaaaaagcacaCGTGGTCCCTGAAGTGCTCGTCCTGGTTTTCTGCTCGGTTTGTCCAGTGATTTAATGTGTTAATAGACCGAGCAGCTCCAGTTTTCACAGCCCCCCACGGGGctggtgtcccccccccccccccccccccgaggaggCTTAACCTGTATAAAAACATCTAAAGTGTTGCATATCGGGTCTTGTCCCGCTGTTCTTGAACACTTGCTTTGTTTGGCCTCCGCTCTGGTTCGGACCCAGCGGGAAGGCTTTTGTTCCGTCACTGTATCCCTTCAGAACGGACGTTCACATGCGTGTGGAGTCTGTGGCGAGCTGGTCGGAACACTGGCCTTTTGTCCACTTTTCTCGTTTCCAGGAAACCCCGTGGTTGTTTGGACCAAAGGTGGGACGCGTTAGCGGCTCGTTGTTCTCAGAAATGTAACGGGAACACGACGTGCTGAGCTTTGAAGGGCCGCAGCTGCACTGTCTAACTGGTTGCTTTCGCCTCCTAGATACCTGTGAAGCCAGAATGGACCAGGCCCGGTCAACCATCTCCAAAATTGTGAGTATTCCGGCGAGTATtaaagctcacggtgttggttctgctggatctgaccgccgcctttgatacagtagaccactatattttattaaatagactgaagaacctggttggcctctctggtactgttcttaactggttcacctcctaccttactgatcgaagcttctttgtaagtatggatacatgctcctcgagagCCCATGAGACAAAGTgcggggttccccaagggtcaatcttgggtccaaccctttttaatctttacatgcttcctcttggggacgtcaccaggagccacggcatcagcttcctcagctatgctgacgatacgcagctgtacatcgccgtggctcctggtgacacagggccggtcgatgccctttttaactgtattctagatatccagtcatggatggcagaacacttcctacagctcaaccaggacaaaacagaagtcttagttattggtcctgaaggtcagagagagaaacttgtaccaaaattaaaggattttaaaccatctcaatctgtaagaaATCGGTGCTGACGAGgtccagagggcgggagcacatcacaccggttttagaatcgctgcattggctacccgtgcgtttcaggatcgattttaaggttcttttattagtctttaaatgtcttaatggtctcggcccgacttatttatccgacctgcttcTATTCTAACAACCCTCGCGGAccctgaggtcctccggcaccggacttttaaccattccacatgtaagctctaaaacgcacggggaagcggccttcagttactATGGTCCCCGATTGTGGAacagccggagaacctcagggccgcagagactgttgagatttttaaaaagaggctcaagacacacctttttaatcaggcttttgattgattttctgattattttcaatttctTTTATCTTCTCACGCGTtatttgtgtgtatctgtgtgtgtgtgtcctttttcttgattctcttgttcctctttgttgtttctatcctctgtgaggcactttgtgctacccagggtatgaaaagtgccattataaataaagattgattgattgacattaATAGCTGGACTCCAGAaagagcagccccccccctcctaatcCCTCCTTTTGCCGGTGGGGTTTGCAGTTCAACGGGGAGCCGCACTCGTACACGCGCTTCAACCTGACCCAGAACATGGAAGGAGACAACAGCCAGGTGGAGATGAAGCTGTCCTCTGACGTGGACGAGGAGGTCGGGGGAAACGGCGTTGGGGAGCACCTCAATCACAACTCCGCCCGCAAACCCTACATCGCTCAAAAGCTGGGCCGCACCCCGAGGAGCCTCTGCTTCCTGGCGGCCAgcgtcctcctcatcttcatcatcggtGGGTGTGGGGCCCAGGCGGGTTATGGAAGCTTCTGATGACCCCCCCCTCTGATGGTGCACGCGTTCCTTTCCTTCTCGCTCTCAGGGTACTTGATCGGCTACTTGGTCCACAGGAAGAAGGACGCGGCTCCGTCGTGTGCGGCCACGGTGCCCGGTTTAGAAgacctgcctcctcctcaggaCAACGTGATTCCCGTCATGAACTGGGATGACGTGAAGaagcttctctttcagaaagTCTCCGCGGCCAACTTCGAACCCGTCCTGGCGTAAATATCCGCCTCCTCGCTGCCCGAACAGTCCGAAGCCTCTTTTGGCTTCATTCactcatctgttttttttttttttttttgtcatcctTCTTTCTCAGAGATCTTTCCACCAGCAGCCACCAGGCCGGTTCCCCGGGTGATGAGGCTCTGGCCAACAAATTGTTGAAGAAGTTCAGTGATTATGGCATGAAGTCCTGGACCGACGATCATTTCGTGAAGGTCCAGGACCCCCCGGTTTCTGGCTACAACAGGATTGTTTTCAAGAACGGGAAAGAGGAGCGTCCCAGTGGGTTCCTGTCCTACAGCGCCTGTGGGACGGTGTCGGTACGACGCCCGCTGACCTCACATCCTCCTGTTTTCATCAGAATTGACTTCAGGCCCGACTCCTCTCTGATTTTTCCGTGCTCCAGGGCGCCGTCCTGTACGGCCATTATGGTGAGGAAAGCGACTTCATGATGCTGCGGAGCAACAACATCGACTTGAGCGGCAGGGTGGTGCTGGTCAGGGCTGGCAGGAACAGTTTCGCTGAGAAGGTGCGTGGTGGCTCGTCGCTGTGAGCCCAcgcttcacttcctgcttcaccatgTGCCTGCTTTCACCACGCAGGTGGCCAACGCAGCCAAGCTGAATGCCTCCGCCGTGCTGATCTACCCAGACCCTGAAGACTACTCTCTTGAAGAGGGCACGGGGCTGTTCGGACACGTGAGTGAACATCTCTGGTGGCTACACCTGTGTAATAAGAATTCTTTAATGGCTTTTATTGCTCTTGATCTTCCTGCTTGGTGACTCTGTCTTTCTGGCCTTCCCACAGGTCCACTTGGGCTCAGGGGATCCCTACACCCCAGCATTTCCCTCCTTTAACCACACCCAGTTCCCACCGGTGGAGTCTTCAGGCTTGCCAAAAATCCTGGCTCAGACCATCACGGCGCGCATGGCCGCCGACATTTTGAAGTATGGTGAATTACTTCATCGGTGTGATTGATTTGATGGAAGTGTTGTGATGTGtagttttcattttgtttttggtAATCCGTTAACTTTGACCAATTATTACAAGTGTTTGTCACCAATATTGAAAACCTTCGTTGCTCGTGTTGCTTTTAGTCACTTtggcgccaccttgtggccacaTACCGTCTTTACATTATACAAGTAGCTGCTGGGGGAAGTAGTTTTAATAAATCCTTCTTGTGTCTGTGAATGTTATTGGATGAAATGCTTAGTAACATGTTTATAATTTATATTCCAGGCAACTGGGTGGTCAGAGCATCCCTATGGGGTGGAAAGGCATCAACAGACTGGGAGACGAGAGTGACACTATTAGAGTGGAGGTCAACAACGTcctgaaagagaggaagatctCTAACGTGTTTGGAGTCATCAAAGGCATTGTTGATTCAGGTCAGACACAACTGGCCAGACTTGGAGAGCTCAAGCTAAAGGAAGAGCGTAAATGAAGTTCCCCCCTCTCGTTGTAGATCGATATCTGGTTATCGGGGCCCAGAGGGACGCCTGGGGCCCAGGTTTTGCCACAGCGACTGTCGGCACCAGCGTCCTTCTCGAGCTGGCACGTTCCATCTCTGAAATGATGAAAGGTAAGTCTGGGGCGGCGTCGCACGGTCGTCTCAGATGGAGGTTTTCTGGTAACATCACCTCCCCCCGATGACAGAGGGGTTCGAGCCGAGGAGGAGCATCGTGTTTGCTAGCTGGAGTGCCGGGGAGTACGGAAGCGTCGGCGCCACGGAGTGGTTGGAGGTGAGACTCGCACGGTTCGAGAAGCAGCCGCGTCAGGCAGCCGCTCTAACCCACGATGTTGGCGTGTGTTCAGGGTTATCTGTCGTCTCTGAGCATGAAGGCCTTCACCTACATCAACCTGGATGGAGTCATAGCAGGTACCTCCCTCAGGGTTCTTGCTTGGAACCGTTCTGCTCCGTTCCTCTTGTTCTGAACACGGTGGGGATTTTGTCCCCTCCCCAGGTCGAAACGGATTCAAGGTCGCCGGCAGTCCCTTGATGCACAGCTTGATCCTGGGCGCTCTGAAAGAGGTAAACGGCGGCTGGGCGCCGCGCTAATGTGCCCGCTAATATCAGCTAACATCCTTCGTCTCCCGTCAGGTGAAGTCTCCAAACCCGGCCGTGTCCCTCTTCTCACAATATGCCGGTGGCAACTGGGAGACTAACATGTGAGTGTCTATTCCCGGTGTCCTCGCCACACCTGTTTCGCATGTTtaccttttgtgtgtgtttgtttggcaGCTTGGAGCCTCTGAAGGTGGATAACGCTGCGTATCCCTTCCTGGCCTTCAGCGGGATTCCCTCCATCTCCTTTCGATTCACTTCTGGCAGTAAAGTAAGTCGCCCTGCTGGGTTTTGTGTCTTCAGCCTgtctccacctccaggacctctgacctcatcctccaccccccccgTTTAGGAGTACCCATACTTCGGCACGATGCTGG from Takifugu flavidus isolate HTHZ2018 chromosome 15, ASM371156v2, whole genome shotgun sequence includes:
- the tfr1a gene encoding transferrin receptor 1a isoform X5, whose protein sequence is MDQARSTISKIFNGEPHSYTRFNLTQNMEGDNSQVEMKLSSDVDEEVGGNGVGEHLNHNSARKPYIAQKLGRTPRSLCFLAASVLLIFIIGYLIGYLVHRKKDAAPSCAATVPGLEDLPPPQDNVIPVMNWDDVKKLLFQKVSAANFEPVLADLSTSSHQAGSPGDEALANKLLKKFSDYGMKSWTDDHFVKVQDPPVSGYNRIVFKNGKEERPSGFLSYSACGTVSGAVLYGHYGEESDFMMLRSNNIDLSGRVVLVRAGRNSFAEKVANAAKLNASAVLIYPDPEDYSLEEGTGLFGHVHLGSGDPYTPAFPSFNHTQFPPVESSGLPKILAQTITARMAADILKQLGGQSIPMGWKGINRLGDESDTIRVEVNNVLKERKISNVFGVIKGIVDSDRYLVIGAQRDAWGPGFATATVGTSVLLELARSISEMMKEGFEPRRSIVFASWSAGEYGSVGATEWLEGYLSSLSMKAFTYINLDGVIAGRNGFKVAGSPLMHSLILGALKEVKSPNPAVSLFSQYAGGNWETNILEPLKVDNAAYPFLAFSGIPSISFRFTSGSKEYPYFGTMLDTRDKLNTATSNQVPQLAEIVTRFAGHMALRLVHDHLLKVDLAKYDRMIRGSVRQIYQKVNEVQRLQPQLFPKALTVQWLISASGSYSRASRNLAADIKNSDLDDIEMCRVINDRIMTVERDLLSPYVSPRESPFRHILLGSGPHTLQALSNHLNSFRSNNPEADADLFRNQFALATWTIQGCANSLAGNIWSLYNQI
- the tfr1a gene encoding transferrin receptor 1a isoform X6, with the translated sequence MEGDNSQVEMKLSSDVDEEVGGNGVGEHLNHNSARKPYIAQKLGRTPRSLCFLAASVLLIFIIGYLIGYLVHRKKDAAPSCAATVPGLEDLPPPQDNVIPVMNWDDVKKLLFQKVSAANFEPVLADLSTSSHQAGSPGDEALANKLLKKFSDYGMKSWTDDHFVKVQDPPVSGYNRIVFKNGKEERPSGFLSYSACGTVSGAVLYGHYGEESDFMMLRSNNIDLSGRVVLVRAGRNSFAEKVANAAKLNASAVLIYPDPEDYSLEEGTGLFGHVHLGSGDPYTPAFPSFNHTQFPPVESSGLPKILAQTITARMAADILKQLGGQSIPMGWKGINRLGDESDTIRVEVNNVLKERKISNVFGVIKGIVDSDRYLVIGAQRDAWGPGFATATVGTSVLLELARSISEMMKEGFEPRRSIVFASWSAGEYGSVGATEWLEGYLSSLSMKAFTYINLDGVIAGRNGFKVAGSPLMHSLILGALKEVKSPNPAVSLFSQYAGGNWETNILEPLKVDNAAYPFLAFSGIPSISFRFTSGSKEYPYFGTMLDTRDKLNTATSNQVPQLAEIVTRFAGHMALRLVHDHLLKVDLAKYDRMIRGSVRQIYQKVNEVQRLQPQLFPKALTVQWLISASGSYSRASRNLAADIKNSDLDDIEMCRVINDRIMTVERDLLSPYVSPRESPFRHILLGSGPHTLQALSNHLNSFRSNNPEADADLFRNQFALATWTIQGCANSLAGNIWSLYNQI